The Saprospiraceae bacterium genome includes a window with the following:
- a CDS encoding HAD-IA family hydrolase yields the protein MVFNTGYTHAVASDILQKVNIIPGRDIDLLVTADMVAHSRPAPDMIHYALHQYQIKPWECIKVGDSVVDIEEGKNAKVKYSIGITTGAQSAAILSTATPDYIIHHLRELIEIIDFVNNTL from the coding sequence GTGGTATTCAATACAGGATATACGCATGCTGTTGCTTCTGATATCCTGCAAAAGGTAAATATCATTCCTGGCCGGGATATCGATTTATTGGTTACTGCAGATATGGTCGCCCACAGCAGACCTGCACCGGATATGATACATTATGCATTACATCAATATCAAATCAAACCATGGGAATGTATCAAAGTAGGAGATTCTGTAGTCGATATAGAAGAAGGTAAAAACGCTAAAGTGAAATACAGTATAGGCATCACTACAGGGGCACAGTCTGCAGCTATTTTAAGTACAGCGACACCGGATTATATCATTCATCATTTGAGGGAGCTGATAGAAATCATTGATTTCGTAAACAATACTTTGTGA
- a CDS encoding GNAT family N-acetyltransferase, which produces MEALFVKQKWRHSSFATELLKNGETWAKSSGISQIASDTEVENVESIAFYKKAGFSEVNRVVCFIKDL; this is translated from the coding sequence ATTGAAGCATTATTTGTTAAACAAAAATGGAGACATAGCAGCTTTGCCACGGAGCTTTTGAAAAATGGTGAAACCTGGGCAAAGTCATCCGGAATATCACAAATTGCCTCTGATACTGAAGTAGAAAATGTAGAGAGTATCGCATTTTACAAAAAAGCAGGATTCAGTGAAGTAAATAGGGTAGTTTGTTTTATTAAGGATTTGTAA
- a CDS encoding DUF2975 domain-containing protein, whose protein sequence is MSKKNDLVLDVLNVLSWIIFIGLCIEAGALLFNFVYTLFKPIATHNVYKGLDLADMYQNQFNHYVGIMSFAIVLSLLKAYLFYLVVKMFTKLNLVKPFSIEIAKLIEKISYEAFAIAIVSIVAHKYTARLIESGYKVSLIEEYWDNVAAFLMMAAIVFVISQIFNKGIEIQNENDLTV, encoded by the coding sequence ATGTCAAAGAAAAATGATTTAGTTTTAGATGTATTAAATGTATTGTCCTGGATAATTTTTATCGGACTATGTATAGAGGCCGGAGCGTTGCTTTTCAATTTTGTTTATACGCTTTTCAAGCCCATTGCCACCCACAATGTGTATAAAGGTCTCGACCTTGCAGATATGTATCAAAACCAGTTTAACCATTATGTGGGTATTATGAGTTTTGCCATTGTGCTGTCATTGCTGAAAGCATACTTGTTCTATCTTGTGGTTAAGATGTTTACGAAACTCAACCTGGTAAAGCCCTTTAGCATAGAAATAGCCAAACTGATAGAAAAGATAAGTTATGAAGCCTTCGCTATTGCTATCGTTAGCATTGTGGCACACAAATACACCGCTAGACTCATTGAGTCAGGATATAAAGTGAGCCTGATTGAAGAATATTGGGATAATGTAGCAGCATTTCTGATGATGGCGGCCATTGTCTTCGTCATATCGCAGATATTTAACAAAGGGATAGAAATTCAGAACGAAAACGATTTAACAGTATAA
- a CDS encoding FAD-dependent oxidoreductase, whose amino-acid sequence MFKHDLIVIGGGILGLSHAYHALKKGLKVLMIEKNYQAMGASILNFGQVVPSGFGVEWQKYGIASTKHYLDIAANTDIFVRKEGSIYIASDEDEMTLIEELHHINTANAYPSQLITAQQCKEKYPMLKDSYVKGALFFPDEINADSRKTIPAITNYLVQGLGLKLIFGKRIVDIYETENEAIVFDTAGDKWVGGGQLFHTSFYGHHMIIGSLLFGFFGFGNVFFGLFFWFGGLFSFGYPFVHPFCYPRWFGASCYC is encoded by the coding sequence ATGTTTAAGCACGACCTTATCGTTATCGGTGGTGGCATACTTGGCTTGTCTCACGCTTACCACGCACTTAAAAAAGGCCTAAAAGTATTGATGATTGAAAAAAACTATCAGGCTATGGGAGCCAGTATTCTTAATTTTGGTCAGGTAGTGCCGTCAGGGTTTGGTGTGGAGTGGCAAAAATATGGTATTGCTTCTACAAAACATTATCTGGACATAGCTGCAAATACTGATATCTTCGTGCGAAAGGAAGGTAGTATTTATATAGCTTCTGACGAAGATGAAATGACACTCATAGAAGAGCTGCACCATATCAATACGGCAAACGCATATCCATCTCAGCTGATCACCGCGCAACAGTGTAAAGAAAAATATCCTATGCTCAAAGATAGTTATGTCAAAGGAGCACTATTTTTTCCTGATGAAATCAATGCAGACAGTAGGAAAACCATACCCGCTATCACTAACTACCTGGTCCAAGGACTTGGACTTAAGCTGATCTTCGGAAAACGTATAGTAGATATTTATGAAACTGAAAATGAAGCCATAGTTTTTGATACCGCAGGTGATAAATGGGTCGGTGGGGGTCAACTCTTCCACACCAGCTTCTACGGACATCATATGATCATCGGCTCGCTTTTGTTTGGATTTTTCGGATTTGGCAATGTCTTCTTCGGATTGTTCTTTTGGTTCGGAGGGCTTTTCAGCTTTGGCTACCCTTTTGTCCATCCATTCTGCTACCCAAGATGGTTCGGTGCCAGCTGTTACTGCTGA
- a CDS encoding helix-turn-helix transcriptional regulator — protein sequence MPIIVNVDVMMAKRKMSLNELSEKVDLTLSNLSILKTGKAKAIRFSTLEAICRALDCQPGDILEYRSE from the coding sequence ATGCCCATAATAGTAAATGTTGATGTTATGATGGCTAAGCGGAAAATGTCGCTCAACGAGCTATCGGAAAAAGTGGATTTAACACTTTCTAATCTTTCGATCCTGAAAACAGGAAAAGCCAAGGCCATAAGATTTAGCACACTTGAAGCCATTTGTCGGGCATTGGATTGTCAGCCGGGAGATATATTGGAGTATAGGAGTGAATGA
- a CDS encoding type II toxin-antitoxin system HipA family toxin, with amino-acid sequence MMNTAFVKIWGELVGAVSWDEKKGFASFEFDSKFKKLQWDLAPLKLPIASANRIFTFPELRRNKNADYDTFKGMPGLLADVLPDKYGNQLINIWLAQQGRPQDSMNPVEMLCFIGNRGMGALEFEPATMSDSKKAFSIEINSLVDIAQKMLTKRESFTTNLKKDEEKAVLEILKIGTSAGGARPKAVIAYNEKTGEVKSGQTIAPNGFEHWLIKLDNVSDVQLGKSKGYGRVEMAYYNMAVACGIDMMPSRLLKENGRAHFMTKRFDREGGATKHHIQTFCALKHFDFNMVNSFSYEQLFQTMRELKLTYQDMEQMYRRMIFNVIARNCDDHTKNFAFRLKKDEKWELTPAYDICHAYRPGSEWVSQHALSINNKRNNISKDDLMAVGESIKCKKSKSIISEIYHTISQWPKFAADVQVSTELTESIAKTLLSIK; translated from the coding sequence ATTATGAATACGGCATTCGTGAAAATATGGGGAGAACTTGTAGGAGCTGTTTCCTGGGACGAGAAGAAAGGTTTTGCAAGTTTTGAGTTTGATTCTAAATTTAAAAAACTCCAATGGGATTTAGCTCCCTTAAAGCTTCCTATTGCATCTGCAAATAGAATATTTACATTCCCTGAACTACGTAGAAACAAAAATGCAGACTACGATACTTTCAAAGGAATGCCCGGCTTATTAGCTGATGTACTACCCGACAAATATGGAAATCAGTTGATCAATATTTGGTTAGCCCAACAAGGACGTCCACAAGACAGCATGAACCCTGTAGAAATGTTGTGCTTCATAGGAAATAGAGGCATGGGCGCACTAGAGTTTGAACCTGCTACGATGAGCGATAGTAAAAAGGCATTTTCTATTGAGATAAATAGTCTCGTGGACATCGCCCAAAAAATGCTTACCAAAAGAGAATCTTTTACTACAAATCTCAAAAAGGATGAAGAAAAAGCAGTATTGGAGATTTTGAAAATAGGCACATCAGCTGGTGGTGCTCGCCCAAAAGCAGTCATCGCGTATAATGAAAAAACGGGGGAAGTGAAGTCAGGTCAAACAATTGCGCCAAATGGATTTGAACATTGGTTGATAAAATTGGACAACGTCAGCGATGTCCAACTAGGAAAAAGTAAAGGATATGGTAGAGTGGAAATGGCTTATTACAATATGGCTGTAGCTTGTGGAATAGATATGATGCCATCTCGACTATTAAAAGAAAATGGTAGGGCTCATTTTATGACCAAACGATTTGACCGTGAAGGTGGTGCGACCAAGCATCATATTCAGACATTTTGTGCCCTTAAACATTTTGATTTCAACATGGTGAATAGTTTTAGTTATGAACAGTTATTCCAAACTATGAGGGAGCTAAAATTGACTTACCAAGACATGGAGCAAATGTATAGACGAATGATTTTTAATGTCATAGCTCGAAATTGTGACGACCACACCAAAAATTTTGCTTTCAGATTAAAAAAAGATGAAAAATGGGAATTAACACCTGCATACGATATCTGCCATGCTTACCGCCCTGGAAGCGAATGGGTGAGTCAACATGCTTTGAGCATCAACAACAAAAGAAATAATATTTCGAAAGATGACCTAATGGCCGTAGGGGAATCCATCAAATGTAAAAAATCAAAGAGCATCATCTCTGAAATATACCACACCATCTCTCAATGGCCTAAATTTGCAGCAGATGTACAGGTCAGCACGGAACTAACTGAAAGTATTGCAAAAACTTTGTTGAGTATAAAGTGA
- a CDS encoding response regulator transcription factor — translation MTKAIIIDDEMHCIETLTEKIKLYCPSIEVVQSFIKPQLALDYFEKETTDILFLDIEMPVINGFTFLERLKTIDFKIVFTTAFDQFAIKAIKFSAFDYLLKPISKDDLMDVSSRLQKVEPSQQFGNQLNVLLQQINQSNIDQIKITVNTHEGMIFPYVKDIIRVESSSNYSTIYLEGGKKILVSKTLKEYDELLTPYKFLRIHNSHLININKIVKFIKADGGFLELTNGDKIEISRRKKDEIMTAIEGFFPGMMK, via the coding sequence ATGACCAAAGCAATAATTATTGATGATGAGATGCACTGCATAGAAACACTTACAGAAAAAATCAAACTTTATTGTCCTTCTATCGAAGTGGTACAATCTTTCATCAAGCCTCAATTAGCACTCGACTATTTTGAAAAGGAGACCACAGATATCCTGTTTTTGGATATTGAGATGCCTGTCATCAATGGTTTTACATTTTTGGAACGACTAAAAACAATTGATTTTAAGATTGTATTTACTACAGCTTTTGACCAATTCGCTATCAAGGCAATCAAATTTAGTGCTTTTGATTATCTCCTAAAACCCATATCTAAAGACGATCTAATGGACGTCTCTAGTCGTCTTCAAAAAGTAGAACCCAGTCAACAATTTGGTAATCAATTGAATGTCCTACTCCAACAGATCAATCAGTCAAATATAGATCAAATAAAGATTACAGTAAATACACACGAGGGTATGATTTTTCCTTATGTAAAAGATATAATTAGAGTCGAAAGCTCGAGTAATTATTCTACCATCTATCTTGAAGGTGGTAAAAAAATATTAGTCTCCAAAACTCTAAAGGAATATGATGAATTGTTGACACCTTATAAATTTTTAAGGATTCACAATTCTCATCTGATAAACATCAATAAAATAGTTAAATTCATCAAAGCCGACGGTGGATTTTTGGAGTTAACAAATGGAGACAAAATAGAGATCTCTCGTAGAAAAAAAGATGAAATAATGACAGCAATTGAAGGGTTTTTTCCAGGAATGATGAAGTGA
- a CDS encoding helix-turn-helix transcriptional regulator, with product MTGLSYTNWDSMSDHALAEHIGVFIRHHRMEQNKTQDTLAKAAGISRSTLSLLERGETVTLATFIQVLRVLDLLHVMEIFTVSQTISPLALAKMEQTKRKRASGKSDEKDIKWNYEYGIRENMGRTCRSCFLGREERFCKF from the coding sequence ATGACTGGTTTATCATACACAAATTGGGACTCCATGAGTGATCATGCTTTGGCAGAGCATATTGGTGTATTTATCAGACACCATCGCATGGAGCAAAACAAAACACAAGATACATTGGCTAAAGCTGCAGGGATTAGCCGCTCTACATTAAGTTTATTGGAGCGTGGTGAAACGGTCACTTTGGCTACTTTTATTCAAGTGTTGAGAGTATTGGATTTATTGCATGTAATGGAAATTTTTACAGTGTCACAAACCATTAGTCCACTAGCTTTGGCAAAAATGGAACAAACTAAACGCAAAAGAGCTAGTGGCAAATCAGATGAAAAAGATATAAAGTGGAATTATGAATACGGCATTCGTGAAAATATGGGGAGAACTTGTAGGAGCTGTTTCCTGGGACGAGAAGAAAGGTTTTGCAAGTTTTGA